The Ancylobacter sp. WKF20 genome contains a region encoding:
- a CDS encoding DUF983 domain-containing protein, with product MSAREWPRLSPFETGVKGRCPRCGQGHLFDGFLALAPRCEVCELDYSFADPADGPAFFVICFVCIPAVLFGIWLEVAYQVPYWVHLFTTLPVLLLTCIPPLRPLKGWLVASQYYYKAEEGRLAPADRPEVVGDAAPEAPGR from the coding sequence ATGTCCGCGCGCGAATGGCCGAGGCTGTCGCCCTTTGAGACCGGTGTGAAGGGGCGCTGCCCCCGTTGCGGGCAGGGGCATCTGTTCGACGGCTTCCTGGCCCTGGCGCCGCGCTGCGAGGTCTGCGAGCTCGATTATTCCTTCGCCGATCCGGCGGATGGGCCGGCCTTCTTCGTCATCTGCTTTGTCTGCATCCCGGCCGTGCTGTTCGGCATCTGGCTGGAGGTCGCCTATCAGGTGCCCTATTGGGTCCACCTTTTCACCACCCTGCCGGTGCTGTTGCTGACTTGCATCCCGCCCCTGCGCCCGCTCAAGGGCTGGCTGGTGGCGAGCCAATATTATTACAAGGCCGAGGAGGGCCGCCTCGCCCCCGCCGACCGGCCCGAGGTGGTGGGAGATGCCGCGCCGGAAGCGCCGGGTCGCTGA